The nucleotide sequence agatgcgaaaagTGTTTTTTCCGCACAACCTGTGAGTAACTAGCCTGCGTTTTTTTTTTGATCGCGTCTCGTTGGATGCGTAAGGCGCTCAGCTCAGCCAGCGCCTGAGTCAGCTGTAGTACGGATACGTGACGGAAGATGTTTTGCTAGTAATGGCTTGCGCCACCGTATTTTGACGCGAGACGCGAACTGTCATCCGTTCGGTTCGACCAAGACCGATCCCCTGACGAAAATTGACGGAAAAACAAGCGGTTTACGATGGGGACAGAACTTATAATGTCCCACGTCGGAATTGTTGCGATTCTCTAATCGACGCTGGGATTAACGAATCGAGGTGCATTGCTTGAGAAACGCGAGATCGTAACCAACGTTTCATCAAAATGGGAAATTGTTTAAAGCGTGCTGGAGGCAGTCAACAAGATAACACCACTTTATTGAGTAACAATCCCGATCCTACGTTGGCTATCGGTTCCTCGCAAGAAGGCCTTGGACCTCCAATACTCACCAATGTAATTACATTTCTGCTTTTATCGTCGACCGATCGCAAATTCTATTCTCCGTTGTTTTATCTGTGTCGAACCTGCGAACATGTCGACCCTTGACTCTGTATTTTCTCTTGATGTCCTCGAtttctctttttatttttatagcatCGCGAGTACCGATATATAAACTATATAAAAATTTACGTACATTCGCTTTAACAATTTAATTTCGTTACTATGATATCTAGTTGTTTTGTTTATgtgtaaattttaaataaaaaaaaaaagtttaaatcTAATTTACATATGTTTTGTACTTTATAACAAAGAAATTTATAACATTGACAATTTAAAATCTACCATTgccatttataattaatatttaccTCTGATTCCATAGGAGGTGATCCGCTTTTCTTATCCATCAAATGTTCCAAGGATGCACCATGGCATTGGTATTGGTGTAACACTAGGACCAACTAGCGGACCTGGTACATTGAGCGAAGAAGAGCAGCAAGTACTAGTCGCAAAACGTATAGGACTTATCCAACATTTGCCTATGCGTGAATACGATGGAACTAAAAAGGGAGAGTGTGTGATATGTATGATGGAGCTGGTGATTGGAGAAGAAGTCCGTTATTTACCCTGTATGCATACTTACCATGCACTTTGTATCGATGATTGGTTGCTACGTTCACTGACATGCCCATCGTGTATGGAACCAGTAGATGCAGCATTGATTAGCTCGTATCATCCAACCACTTAACGTCGCAAAGATGCAACTTGGTATAGCTAATCGGTAATCAAACTATACTATCATGGTAAACAGAGCAACTGGAAAGAACCGTTAATTTTACTATCGCGTATAATGGCTTCCAACTAGTAAAGGGGCCTTCTCTTGTTAATGGCCAATTATATTTGCCATTGTATTCGACGTATTCGCGCACGTGCTGAGTAATAATAATACTTGTATTATAAAGAGTTGTAAATGTTTCCTACATAGGTCATTCCCTCTTACAGGGTAATGTTCTCCATACGGATCATTGCAAACACAGTATGGTGTATTTACGGTCAGAAAGCAATTGCTATAGTCGGTTAGTTTCCTGCAAGAtctgaagtattttttttttttcatacagCTGAAAGATGTTCTATTTTATGCTCAAATAAACGGAGCAATTGAAAGATGTAAACAGCGTGTTGCTGAAGCTATTTTAAGTTAAATAAATTAGTATCTACTTGACTTTTGTTATTTGGTCAAGTAGCATTAGACAACTATACATACACATTGTGAATATTGTGAGCAATATGACGTACTACAAAATATCACGCTACGTACATATATTTTGAACTATAATTGCAATCGTTTCATATTTCCAGATAACtaaaaaaaacatatttttgGATTATATCTTTCGACATACAAAGTTAAtctcattatttttaaatacaataacTCTTATTTCAATATAACGATATCGTGAAATGCGTAGGTGATCTTTTCCTCGAGAATTGGATATGATGTAGCTTAAAAactatacaaaccaaaaaaattgGCATTCAGAGATTTGCTATTTATGTTTAAAGCTATTCCGCGTGAAAAAAATGGGCTGTTTGTAACTGTATTTTTACGTTACTATTTACCAGATATTGTCTGTATATTCTTTTTATGCAGGGTGTTTCGGTATTTGGAGTATAATTTGTACTACGAATAACGGAACATcctttatatgtatacatattgtTAAATTGTATTCATATCATTGAAATGTTTATGTGCATTAAGTTGCGTTTAGCGAAACGCACGTGTATGCGAAGTAAAACTATTATACGCGTATCGCGTTGTTAATGCTTTAAACAAAAGCAACGGCAACGCATTTAACGGAATCATTGATTTAATGGATTGGTCAAGCAAACATTATTTTAATGCTTTCCAACGGATCACTGTTATTGATTTTTATTTATCGCAAAAGAAACAAACGTGGGAAAAGAACTTTACTTGTATAGAAATACTCGCGAAGAAAATGTATTTTGAGCTTTCGTATGGTTAAACCCGACAATATTGAATTGTAATGCAAATTCAATTTGAGAAGCACGAGAGAATGGAATGCTCGTCTTGATTTAAAATCGATTCAGAATTCGATGTAATCTGAATACGAATTTGAAACTTGCATAATAGAGGATCTATTTAACTTAGATATGAAGTTAGAGCTCGGAAGTGAAATTTTTGTGGTGATAAAAACAATCAGCCTGTGACCATTATCATCATTGTTTTCTGGCATACCACATCACTGAAGatctaaaaaaaatttcgatcatTTTCATACGATGAATataatatacgtatatatacaTTGTATGAAATtggtatatatgtatacatatatttgtATACCGACCGAAATTTTtactatatatacatatacatacatcatatgtataatacatatgtatatgataATATTCATTTAAACATTTCCTATGGGGGTAAGAATATTTTAATGATTTATAAAAGCTTCACATATAATGTTGCTGATTTGTTTAAAGAGGAAAATGATGCTGTGACATAGTGATTTATTGACAAAATGCAAATATAGGAATAgcgatttaattaaaatataaatatttagtaaGAACTACTGAGTTTACCACACAATACCTTTTTCCCTTCCATAAGTGAATTTTACTTGGTACTGAACTgtatgttaataaatttttttgtacTAATTTTTCAAACATAATATACTATCATTTCTCAAGTAGGCATTGAATCAACTATTAAATGTTTGAGGGTTGAAGGGTACCCACTTTCAATACATAAAATCGAATTTATTGTTACAACTCTTATTAATTTCTATTGCCTTcttgtatttaatatttacagCATCTACAATATACAAGTCAAACATTTACGAATTTAATTCACGAATTAACATGAAATAACGATTAATATCAATATAGAATTATCGAATTTAAAACTATCAGTAAGTACATAAATTATTTGTGTTACTAGTTGTAGCTTTTTTATGACTATGagtaattgttatgtaattttcTATGAAAATTACCAATGTCTTTTCTTTCGTAAGTTAATGCGAAATATATATTATCAAAGATATTTGGGATTTTGCAACATAGACAAATAAACggtttttgttaaaaattttggATATGGATAAGATTGCAAACTTctattgaattttattatttgtttcgtgacaatgtaattaaaaatatagttttgtttaaatgtttgaatttattaTTGTAAATACATCGAAGTATATTGTACTTTTGGAAATAGTACAACATGAGTTTCTGAGTATAATGGCTAGCAGATTAGGCCAACTTGTGTCTACCCATAACCATAGAGAGTAGAATTGTGGCCttacattttatttaaaattatcaatGGATATGTTACGTGTCCTCCTTTATTAGAATTAATCAAATATCATATAGATTGATtaggaatatttctttttcatgACATGAAAGTTTCATGATGAAACCAATATCGATCTAGGGGCCCGATAAATCGAATCATCTTTTTGGCTAATACGTATGTAACAGTCATAGTGCTGACTTTTAACTCTCATTTAACTAATAAATGATACGAATAAAGCGTTGCGAACTGCGTGaactatactataaaatatgtgGTGTGTATTCATATTCCatcgtaattaaatattttgtaatacGATTATTCTCTATATGTACATAAAGGGTGTGAACCCATAGATACCAATAAATTATCTTAATCTTATTGTTGTAGTACATTCCACAAGACAATGAAGTGGATTCAAACAAATGCACGTGACCTTGGCAGGATCGTATTGGCAAGAGGCTATTTCCTGAGAAAATACAATTACTATGAAATTTATGCAAGTTACTATTTTCTTGTACAACAGCAACGAACCATTTTACAATTCTATATGCATTTTGTTAACAGAATGAAATATATACTGATatcaaataataatatattagtaATATTATGCTcaagaacaaatttttcaaattgctgAACTTAAAAGTGTATTAGACGAggttacgtaatttttaattgctcCTAGATGAGTTCAATTCGTAAATATAACATTATTACGATTTTTTGCCGTTTATATCAACGATACATTCCTGGCTAGGGAACCAATGAAACTTTGGCCTCGCGATGAGATCTATTTACATGCAACTTCATcttctcatggaacgtactataGCAAGGATGCATAACATAAAGCCCGCCAAATGATTTAGTATAACCTGCTGCCTGATTTTAACAAAAAGACTATTAACTCTAACACGACTATGGTCATTGGATATCTACTAACTTTAGAACGACATCCTAACGCAACGATTAAACTGTTTATATTACAGCAACAAAGTAACGATTATTTTAAGAACAGATTTCTGACGAAATAAGTTATTAGGAACGAACGTGATTCGCAAGTAGTAGTTCTGGCCATCTCtaatcatacagggtgttcggccacacctgggaaaaattttaatgagggattctagaggccaaaataacacgaaaatcaagaataccaatttgttgatggaggcttcgttaaaaagttattacccccgaaatcttacgcattttcgagaaaaaaattcagtacggttggaactttaaacgttaataactttttaacgaagccactatcaacaaattggtattcttgattttcgtcttattttggcctctagaagctcccattaaaatttttcccagggttgaccgaacaccctgtatatgatgtTGCCCAGGGCGCCGTGCGCTTTTGAACCGGTCCTAATTCGACGAAGAAGAAAATGTCACTAGGATGGAGTTGATTTCTAGTAACACGAAGGTTGGAATGTTGTGTAAATAGGGAGAGAGAGAATGGTCTCGCGCAATCATCAGTCAGGGAGTCTCGCATCGGTCCGTAGGCGTCATCATGGTGTGTGGGCCGGAGCGTTTTTGAGAGACAACGAGTTTGTTTTCAGTCGATAAGAGGTGTGGGCATTTTCGTTATTATGGTGATGCTTTTGCGAGGTGTGGTGTGCTCGTCCTACGGAATCGCTATGGGGAAAACCGTCGACGATGCTCAACGTACAATTACGAAATAAGTTTTGAAAACGGAACGATACGACGGCGCGTACGATGTCGAGCTCGGAACGAGTATTTCCCGTACGTCGATTCGAGTGGAAGCGCAAATGGACGGCCGTTGTATTATCGATGTTATGCGTGATTCCATCGAACCCTACAAGTGCCGACTCGATATCGTATGGTACGAAGGATAATCAGTGTCCCGTCGAGTGTGCGTGCCTTGGGAATGTGGTCGACTGCAGTAGCTTACAATTGATCGGAGCACCCAGCGGTCTACCACCATGGACAGAGATCTTGTGAGTAAATAATCGCTCGTTATCCTATTATCAAGAACGAGCATCGAGAGACGGTGCCACGCCGTCTTGAACGGATTATCCGACATAAAACGTTTTTCCGAACCTTTCGATGCATTTCATTCTTACGCagtatttgttttttcctttcgtTCGTTCGAGCCGATCGTTACGTTAAACTTATACGATTATTGCttttttcctcttttttttttcctcgtttCTGCTCAATCGTACGACGCCTTTGCGTACGCGCAACGAATCATCGAGATTGAATGTCGAAAAGCTACGTATATTTATTGTAACACGATCTAACGCAGATAAGATAGTGTACAGGAATTTGTAACAGAAACATTGTGTTAATAAACGCGATAACATTATTCGTTTTATCGAGCAGGAAACGAACGTTATTTTTCACCGATTCGTTCGTGCGCTTCTACGTTGTTTAGAAATtatatagtaattttgtttggtaaCGTGCCGATAGCGATCATAAACGATTACTACttcgatttaaatttaattcggaATGTTTTACTAGAGAACTGTTGAGTAAACAATTGAAAGAGAAACGACTGGTCAGTGTGCAATTCATTGCAATAATACTTGAATACTTGTAACAgatatttaatttctttgagtAAATTAACGAGTCAATTAATGTCAGACTAATAATTTGCATTCCATGAGAGTGAATCTTCTGTATGGAAGGTGGTATCAACATGCATGCACTATTTTCTTTGtatgatatattttttaaattttgttttaaacatGTATGAATTTAATGTGACTGAAGTAACATGACAGatgtaaaaaatttgtttttcattctgTAAATGGTGAAATGAGAATGATAGTCTCCTAGTTACATATACATTAGCAGGAATTCTTGACCATATAAGGCAATATGCATGGGAGCAGACTATTGTCACTTTATAAAGCCTAGAGTCAAGGAGAACAAGATCTGGATGAAGAAAACCTTACCTTTAAGGTTTTAGTGCAACTTGTGTCTGCTACATGCCTGTGTTTCTAGGCACTAAAGTTCAGTAGAATTACATTCTGCAATCTTCCTGTGAGAAAGAGAAATAgatgaaaatatattatataaaatagaaatatcttttagtaataataaaaaaaaagtaaaaatgtaaatattaaaagAAGTAAATAAATCAATGTTAACAATGTTGTTTTCACTTTACAGAGAACTAAGAGAGAATAATATAGGTAGTTTGGAATTTGATGCACTGTTACATTTAACTAAGCTCAAAAAATTGTAAGTATCTTCTGCAGCACTTCTATATTTAATGGCAGTTAAAAAAGTATAATACTGCTGTGTAATTTTGTATTATGAAAACAAAtgaataaaaacaaataaaagtaaTGATACTTGTAGGGACCTTAGCTCCAATAAATTTGGAGATAACTTTACAATCATGCTATCAGAAGATACCTATTTACAAGGACTTAAAGTGAATAAGAACCAATTGACTCAGGTGCCAGATTTGTCCTTTGTGAAAAATTTGACTCATCTTGCATTGTAAGTATACTGCTTTGTTGCTCCATACTGTAAAAgggaaatcaatttttttccatgtaaacaatatttatttgtttgcaGAGCTCATAACTTGATCAGTGATATAAATGGAAGTGCATTATTGAGCTTACAGCAGCTTCAAAGTCTGGACATCAGTGGAAATAAAATAAGCACGATAAAACATGGATCCTTTCTTGTTCCTAATTGTCTTACACATTTGTATGTAGATCACTtttgtacatatatatatgATTTTTCCAAACAATTTGTACAACCATAAATATTTTTTGCaggaatttaaatataaatcaaATAAAAGTAATAGAAAATGGAAGTTTGGATAATTTAACTTCATTAGAAGAATtacgtttaaataaaaatcagctgactcAATTAAAAGATCTCTTCACAAATTTGACAAAATTACGAATACTGTGaggatttatttatattataatgttCGCCCTTTTTCCGCAAatgtacaaataaaaaaaattaatgtttattttatagggaaataaataaaaacgagTTGCAGATGATCCAAGGACTTAGTCTTAAGGGTTTAAAAAATCTTAAAGAATTACGCTTAAAGAGAAACAAAATCGAGTTATTGGACGATGGCGCGTTCTGGCCGCTCAAAAATTTAACAATCCTACAACTTGACTATAATTTACTTAGTAAAGTGAGGAAAGGAGGTCTGTTTGGATTAGACGGCTTACAGAAATTAACGTTGTCGCACAATCGAATAAAAACGATCGAAACGCAAGCATGGGAGCTGTGCAAAGAAATCGTAGAATTGTTAGTAATATTTCTATATTAATAACGGTGATCAATTTTATAACGTTAACACATTTGAGATCGATAATTCGACGTATGGATCATGTAACATCTACCTTATTGGGCCGACGACATAGCATGTGGGTTAAAACAGACCTGCAAAAATGTTGGCACCTGCCGTGCATAGTCTCGAATGGGTTAACCAAGTATAGcgttcgaatataatttttaatttataatatttacagGGATCTATCGCACAATGGAATAACTTCCATAGAACggggtactttcgaatttttagaaaagttagaaaaactcAAAATTGATCACAACCAAATTGCATACATTTCAAATGGCGCGTTCAGTTCAACGCCGAATTTACAGATACTGTACGTATATATAAAAGCTCGTGCGTGTTAAACTCGCGAGAACGAGTTAGTTTCTCACAATCGTTTTTGTTTAAGGGAACTCGACTTTAATAAAATTTCGTACATGGTGGAAGATCCCAATGGCGCTTTTAGTCTACTGGGACATTTATGGAAATTAGGACTAGCGCACAATAGAATAAAATCGGTGAATAAGAAAGCATTTACCGAATTGAGTAGGGTAACCGAACTAGATCTAACTGGTAATGATGTAACAAGCATTCAGGAAAATGCGTTTGTTTCGATGACCAGTCTGGTCAAACTCAGAATGAACTCGAGTACGTATCAGAAGACgtaaaaataattaagaaatGTTCGATGATAATTTACGCTTACCTTTTTTAATCACAGGAGCCCTAGTTTGTGACTGTGGATTACAGTGGTTAAGTATGTGGTTACGGGAGCACAGATACAGCGACGCGGAAGTATATTGTGGATATCCGCAATGGTTGCAGGGTATGTCGTTGACGCAACTGCATCACAAAAATTTTACGTGTGGTTAGtatgatattttaaatcgtAAACTTCAAAACTACTTTTAGTTGTTTAaacttaaataatattttatattgtcATAGACGAATATCCAAAACCAAGGATCATCGAGGAACCCAAGAGTCAGATGGGCATTAAAGGGGATAAAGTGATATTGACTTGTCGCGCGACGAGCACCGCCAACGCACCGTTACATTTTACGTGGAAGCACGATAACGTTGAAATAGAAAGTGGCAATTTGCAAATAAATACAGACTCTATGGAAAGCAGCGGCGTAACGGAGGCATCGTCAGTTTTACACCTTACGAACGTCACGCACGCAAACGCTGGAAAATATCAATGCATGGTCACGAACACTTATGGAACAACGTATTCCACGAAGGCGAAGATAAGCATTTTAAGTGAGTACTTATTGAACTTGTAACACGACTGTGCTTATCACGGACAGACGAATGAATCAATGAATTACAAACTGTCGATTTTAAACGGTGGTAAAAAACTCCTAAACTTGATGTCgctcaaatttcaaatcgacgcGAAAACATACGATGAATTCGaagtttttaatcatttttttttt is from Colletes latitarsis isolate SP2378_abdomen chromosome 4, iyColLati1, whole genome shotgun sequence and encodes:
- the Rnf11 gene encoding ring finger protein 11, which produces MGNCLKRAGGSQQDNTTLLSNNPDPTLAIGSSQEGLGPPILTNEVIRFSYPSNVPRMHHGIGIGVTLGPTSGPGTLSEEEQQVLVAKRIGLIQHLPMREYDGTKKGECVICMMELVIGEEVRYLPCMHTYHALCIDDWLLRSLTCPSCMEPVDAALISSYHPTT
- the LOC143340938 gene encoding uncharacterized protein LOC143340938 — its product is MSSSERVFPVRRFEWKRKWTAVVLSMLCVIPSNPTSADSISYGTKDNQCPVECACLGNVVDCSSLQLIGAPSGLPPWTEILELRENNIGSLEFDALLHLTKLKKLDLSSNKFGDNFTIMLSEDTYLQGLKVNKNQLTQVPDLSFVKNLTHLALAHNLISDINGSALLSLQQLQSLDISGNKISTIKHGSFLVPNCLTHLNLNINQIKVIENGSLDNLTSLEELRLNKNQLTQLKDLFTNLTKLRILEINKNELQMIQGLSLKGLKNLKELRLKRNKIELLDDGAFWPLKNLTILQLDYNLLSKVRKGGLFGLDGLQKLTLSHNRIKTIETQAWELCKEIVELDLSHNGITSIERGTFEFLEKLEKLKIDHNQIAYISNGAFSSTPNLQILELDFNKISYMVEDPNGAFSLLGHLWKLGLAHNRIKSVNKKAFTELSRVTELDLTGNDVTSIQENAFVSMTSLVKLRMNSRALVCDCGLQWLSMWLREHRYSDAEVYCGYPQWLQGMSLTQLHHKNFTCDEYPKPRIIEEPKSQMGIKGDKVILTCRATSTANAPLHFTWKHDNVEIESGNLQINTDSMESSGVTEASSVLHLTNVTHANAGKYQCMVTNTYGTTYSTKAKISILIYPSFSKIPHDIRVTAGSTARLECSAEGQPSPQIAWQKDGGNDFPAARERRMHMMPTDDVLFIVDVKTADSGVYSCTAQNLAGLIVANATLTILETPSFVKPMENKEIMVGGSIVLECMASGMPRPKLSWRKNGNPLQATERHFFTAEDQLLIIVNTITSDAGNYECEMSNSLGSVVGASHLTVKPAPTSSPAAVSEDDILGLIIITVVCCAVGTSIVWVVIIYQTRRRLNVVVQNGNAQPSTAVVTALPDTQTHLYLETSSQHSKDSGTGDSTSPSNDQLQLCLPEEIVTCSVTNEEETTGAMNVGAPLLRYTNHERHVRVNDVCAV